One Microcebus murinus isolate Inina chromosome 10, M.murinus_Inina_mat1.0, whole genome shotgun sequence DNA segment encodes these proteins:
- the KRR1 gene encoding KRR1 small subunit processome component homolog isoform X1 yields MASSSLGKPDKAVGKSEFRNQKPKPENQDESELLTVPDGWKEPPFSKEDNPRGLLEESSFATLFPKYREAYLKECWPLVQKALNEHHINATLDLIEGSMTVCTTKKTFDPYIIIRARDLIKLLARSVSFEQAVRILQDDIACDIIKIGSLVRNKERFVKRRQRLIGPKGSTLKALELLTNCYIMVQGNTVSAIGPFSGLKEVRKVVLDTMKNIHPIYNIKTLMIKRELAKDSELRSQSWERFLPQFKHKNVNKRKEPKKKTVKKEYTPFPPPQPESQIDKELASGEYFLKAHQKKRQKMEAIKAKQAEALSKRQEERNKAFIPPKEKPVMKLKEASTETKIDVATIKEKVKKAKNKKLGALTAEEVKLKMEADEKRKKTKK; encoded by the exons ATGGCGTCTTCCTCGCTGGGCAAGCCGGACAAAGCGGTTGGAAAGAGTGAATTTCGCAACCAGAAGCCAAAGCCGGAGAACCAAG ATGAATCAGAACTCCTCACTGTTCCTGATGGTTGGAAGGAACCACCTTTTTCTAAAGAGGACAATCCCAGAGGACTCTTGGAAGAGAGCAGTTTTGCAACTTTGTTCCCAAAATATAGAGAGGCTTACTTGAAAGAGTGTTGGCCGTTGGTGCAGAAAGCCTTGAATGAAcat CACATTAATGCAACCCTGGACCTGATTGAGGGCAGTATGACTGTTTGTACTACAAAGAAGACTTTTGATCCATATATCATCATTAGGGCCCGAGATCTAATAAAACTGTTAGCAAGGAGTGTTTCATTTGAACAG gcAGTACGAATTCTTCAGGATGATATTGCATGTGACATAATTAAAATAGGTTCTttagtaagaaataaagaaagatttGTAAAAAGAAGACAACGGCTTATTGGTCCCAAAGGATCTACATTGAAG gcattgGAACTCTTAACGAACTGTTACATTATGGTTCAGGGAAACACAGTTTCAGCCATTGGACCttttagtggcttaaaagag GTGCGAAAAGTAGTTCTAGATACTATGAAGAATATCCATCCAATTTATAACATTAAA ACCTTAATGATTAAAAGAGAGTTGGCAAAAGATTCTGAATTACGATCACAAAGTTGGGAAAGATTTTTGCCACAGTTcaaacacaaaaatgtgaataaacgcaaggaaccaaagaaaaaaactgttaagAAAGAGTATACACCATTCCCACCACCACAGCCAGAAAGTCAG ATTGATAAAGAATTGGCTAGCGGTGAATACTTTTTGAAGGCGCATCAGAAGAAGCGACAGAAAATGGAGGCAATAAAG GCTAAACAAGCAGAAGCTCTCAGTAAGAgacaagaggaaagaaacaaagcttTTATTCCACCTAAAGAAAAACCAGTTATGAAACTGAAGGAAG CTTCTACTGAAACTAAAATTGATGTGGCTACCATCAAGGAAAAGGTTAAGAAAGCAAAGAATAAGAAACTGGGAGCTCTTACAGCTGAAGAAGTTAAGCTTAAGATGGAAgcagatgaaaagagaaagaagacaaaaaagtaa
- the KRR1 gene encoding KRR1 small subunit processome component homolog isoform X2, translating into MNIDPIICGMVQHSICEIFFRLCSQHINATLDLIEGSMTVCTTKKTFDPYIIIRARDLIKLLARSVSFEQAVRILQDDIACDIIKIGSLVRNKERFVKRRQRLIGPKGSTLKALELLTNCYIMVQGNTVSAIGPFSGLKEVRKVVLDTMKNIHPIYNIKTLMIKRELAKDSELRSQSWERFLPQFKHKNVNKRKEPKKKTVKKEYTPFPPPQPESQIDKELASGEYFLKAHQKKRQKMEAIKAKQAEALSKRQEERNKAFIPPKEKPVMKLKEASTETKIDVATIKEKVKKAKNKKLGALTAEEVKLKMEADEKRKKTKK; encoded by the exons ATGAAcat AGATCCAATCATATGTGGAATGGTTCAACACTCAATATGTGAAATATTCTTCAGATTATGCTCACAA CACATTAATGCAACCCTGGACCTGATTGAGGGCAGTATGACTGTTTGTACTACAAAGAAGACTTTTGATCCATATATCATCATTAGGGCCCGAGATCTAATAAAACTGTTAGCAAGGAGTGTTTCATTTGAACAG gcAGTACGAATTCTTCAGGATGATATTGCATGTGACATAATTAAAATAGGTTCTttagtaagaaataaagaaagatttGTAAAAAGAAGACAACGGCTTATTGGTCCCAAAGGATCTACATTGAAG gcattgGAACTCTTAACGAACTGTTACATTATGGTTCAGGGAAACACAGTTTCAGCCATTGGACCttttagtggcttaaaagag GTGCGAAAAGTAGTTCTAGATACTATGAAGAATATCCATCCAATTTATAACATTAAA ACCTTAATGATTAAAAGAGAGTTGGCAAAAGATTCTGAATTACGATCACAAAGTTGGGAAAGATTTTTGCCACAGTTcaaacacaaaaatgtgaataaacgcaaggaaccaaagaaaaaaactgttaagAAAGAGTATACACCATTCCCACCACCACAGCCAGAAAGTCAG ATTGATAAAGAATTGGCTAGCGGTGAATACTTTTTGAAGGCGCATCAGAAGAAGCGACAGAAAATGGAGGCAATAAAG GCTAAACAAGCAGAAGCTCTCAGTAAGAgacaagaggaaagaaacaaagcttTTATTCCACCTAAAGAAAAACCAGTTATGAAACTGAAGGAAG CTTCTACTGAAACTAAAATTGATGTGGCTACCATCAAGGAAAAGGTTAAGAAAGCAAAGAATAAGAAACTGGGAGCTCTTACAGCTGAAGAAGTTAAGCTTAAGATGGAAgcagatgaaaagagaaagaagacaaaaaagtaa